From Candidatus Binataceae bacterium, the proteins below share one genomic window:
- a CDS encoding YicC/YloC family endoribonuclease: MRSMTGFGRAEIERGKIRVAAEVRSLNQRFFELKLNLPRGWGEYEAEIRKLIQGVIARGRVELFVRCTALGPPRATLRVNEKLAALYVKELTRLGRRLGLNGKLGIEALLHRPEIFQVAEEESDSRPGVELALNAISRALKALDAERRREGKALQVDFLRRIAAISSAVPKIESLAAASRSEIVANFQNRLRDLIADLAINEKRLFEEAAEAAQRADITEEVTRLRVHLRGLRELVGRPGPAGKQIEFLLQEVNREINTTGAKSQNAELSRLTVELKGEVEKMREQVQNVE, from the coding sequence ATGCGGAGCATGACCGGCTTTGGACGGGCTGAAATCGAACGCGGCAAGATTCGCGTTGCCGCCGAGGTGCGCTCGCTCAACCAGCGCTTCTTCGAACTCAAGCTGAATTTGCCCCGCGGATGGGGCGAGTACGAGGCCGAGATCCGCAAGCTGATTCAAGGGGTAATCGCACGCGGACGCGTAGAGCTGTTCGTCAGATGCACCGCGCTGGGTCCGCCGCGCGCGACGCTGCGGGTGAACGAAAAACTGGCTGCGCTTTACGTCAAGGAGCTGACGCGGTTGGGCCGTCGGCTCGGGCTCAACGGCAAGCTCGGTATCGAGGCGCTGTTGCATCGGCCCGAGATTTTCCAGGTCGCCGAGGAGGAGAGCGACTCGCGGCCAGGCGTGGAGCTGGCCTTGAACGCGATTTCGCGTGCGCTCAAAGCGCTCGACGCGGAGCGCAGGCGGGAGGGCAAGGCGCTCCAAGTCGACTTTCTTCGCCGCATCGCTGCGATCTCGAGCGCTGTGCCGAAGATCGAAAGCTTGGCGGCGGCGTCGCGAAGCGAAATTGTGGCGAACTTTCAGAACCGGCTGCGTGATCTGATTGCCGACCTTGCGATCAACGAAAAGCGCCTGTTTGAGGAGGCGGCCGAGGCGGCCCAGCGCGCCGATATTACCGAGGAAGTGACCCGCCTGCGCGTCCATCTCAGGGGGCTGCGCGAGTTGGTCGGGCGGCCAGGGCCAGCAGGCAAGCAGATCGAGTTCCTGCTCCAGGAAGTTAACCGCGAAATCAACACCACCGGGGCGAAGTCGCAGAACGCCGAGCTTTCGCGGCTGACGGTCGAGCTCAAGGGTGAGGTCGAAAAGATGCGCGAGCAGGTGCAGAATGTGGAATAG
- the gmk gene encoding guanylate kinase gives MTPSGAPRRGIIFILSAPSGAGKTTISRAALNAIGGLEASVSLTTRAPRSGEVDGLDYRFVNEEEFNRRREAGEFAEWAQVFDACYGTPRAALERAVAAGRDILLDIDIQGARQIKRSYPRDAVSIFVLPPSFAELEGRLRRRGTENEEAIARRLRRAREEARAYSEYDYLIINAAIEQSLAQLKAVVEAERLRVARLREEFAPWKS, from the coding sequence ATGACGCCGTCGGGGGCGCCCCGCCGCGGGATAATTTTTATCCTCTCCGCCCCGTCCGGGGCCGGCAAGACCACCATCTCGCGCGCCGCGCTCAACGCGATCGGCGGCCTTGAAGCGTCGGTGTCGCTGACCACGCGGGCACCGCGCAGCGGGGAGGTCGATGGGCTCGATTATCGCTTCGTGAACGAGGAGGAATTCAACCGAAGGCGCGAAGCCGGCGAATTCGCGGAGTGGGCCCAGGTTTTCGACGCCTGTTACGGCACGCCCCGCGCGGCGCTGGAGCGCGCGGTGGCCGCCGGTCGCGATATCCTGCTCGATATCGACATCCAGGGCGCCCGCCAGATCAAGCGCAGCTACCCGCGCGACGCCGTCAGCATCTTCGTCCTGCCGCCGAGCTTCGCCGAGCTCGAAGGGCGGCTGCGCCGGCGCGGCACCGAAAACGAGGAGGCAATCGCCCGTCGCCTGCGCCGCGCCCGCGAGGAGGCGCGGGCTTACTCTGAATACGACTACCTGATCATCAACGCGGCCATCGAGCAATCGCTGGCCCAGTTGAAAGCCGTGGTGGAGGCGGAGCGGCTACGGGTCGCACGGCTGCGCGAGGAGTTCGCGCCGTGGAAGAGCTAG